The following proteins are co-located in the Thermococcus celericrescens genome:
- a CDS encoding ribbon-helix-helix domain-containing protein, producing the protein MTKMRIISVQLPQGLINAMDQLVRKGVYPNRSEIIREAIRELLKKELYQLETGERSTPEYILK; encoded by the coding sequence ATGACCAAAATGCGTATCATCAGTGTACAGCTCCCTCAGGGACTGATCAACGCCATGGATCAGCTCGTTAGAAAGGGAGTCTATCCCAACAGGAGTGAGATAATCAGAGAGGCCATCCGCGAGCTTTTGAAGAAGGAGCTTTATCAGCTTGAGACGGGAGAACGCTCAACGCCTGAGTACATCCTAAAATAA
- the cgi121 gene encoding KEOPS complex subunit Cgi121, with protein MKEITENLHITKIFVKNAGELIPLIGGDFQIVNGECWEEVAFAALLALRSFERGTNHARTLGGELLLRLAGTLQIKDAIAKHGVRDGENYLVVFGSRNRAGGILAELNLEELPMTDCGAEKSKRFFEKAALVEVL; from the coding sequence ATGAAAGAAATAACGGAAAATCTCCACATCACGAAAATATTCGTAAAAAATGCCGGGGAACTCATACCCTTGATAGGCGGTGACTTTCAGATAGTGAACGGCGAATGCTGGGAAGAAGTGGCGTTTGCGGCGCTTTTAGCGCTCCGTTCATTTGAGAGGGGCACCAACCATGCCAGAACCCTCGGCGGCGAACTCCTCCTCCGCCTCGCCGGAACACTCCAGATAAAAGATGCAATAGCAAAGCACGGCGTCAGGGATGGAGAGAATTACCTGGTGGTCTTTGGAAGCCGCAATAGGGCAGGGGGGATTCTTGCGGAGCTGAACCTGGAGGAGCTGCCCATGACCGACTGCGGGGCAGAAAAATCGAAAAGATTTTTTGAAAAGGCGGCTCTCGTTGAAGTTTTATAG
- a CDS encoding pyridoxal phosphate-dependent aminotransferase, translated as MRYKKRKYFLAGRINLIQRSKIRELFEKAKKMENVISLGIGEPDFDTPDVIKEAAKRAIDEGYTHYTPNAGIPEFREAIAEYYKTHYKVDISPNDIIVTAGAYEATYLAFQTLLEQDDDVIIPDPAFVCYVEDAKIAEAGILRIPLREENEFQIDPDELVEAITKRTRMLVINYPNNPTGAVLKKKTVKAIADIAEDYNLYILSDEPYEHFLYEGAKHYPMIKYAPDNTILANSFSKTFAMTGWRLGFTIAPTQVIRDMIKLHAYVIGNVTSFIQIAGITALRDKRSWEALDAMRQTYAERRKLVLHHLSKMPHITPFRPKGAFYLWAKIDPELGMSSEDFADWLLENAGVVVIPGTAFGKAGEGWIRISYATKKSQLTEAMERMNEALSKL; from the coding sequence ATGAGATATAAAAAACGCAAATACTTCCTTGCGGGCAGAATAAACCTCATCCAGCGCTCAAAGATTAGGGAGCTCTTCGAAAAGGCAAAGAAGATGGAAAACGTTATCTCCCTTGGAATAGGAGAGCCAGATTTTGACACCCCCGACGTCATAAAGGAGGCCGCGAAGAGGGCGATAGATGAGGGATACACCCACTACACCCCCAACGCGGGCATCCCCGAGTTCCGTGAAGCGATAGCTGAGTACTACAAGACCCACTACAAGGTTGATATCTCCCCCAATGATATAATCGTCACCGCGGGTGCCTACGAGGCCACCTACCTCGCGTTCCAGACCCTTCTGGAGCAGGACGATGACGTTATCATTCCAGACCCGGCCTTCGTCTGCTATGTTGAAGACGCAAAGATCGCCGAGGCCGGCATCCTGAGGATACCCCTCCGCGAAGAGAACGAGTTCCAGATCGACCCCGATGAGCTTGTTGAGGCCATAACCAAGAGAACGAGAATGCTCGTTATCAACTATCCAAACAACCCCACCGGTGCAGTTCTTAAAAAGAAGACGGTGAAGGCCATAGCGGACATAGCGGAGGATTACAACCTCTACATCCTGAGCGACGAGCCCTACGAGCACTTCCTGTACGAGGGGGCGAAGCACTACCCGATGATCAAATACGCCCCGGACAACACGATTCTGGCGAACAGCTTCTCCAAGACCTTTGCCATGACCGGCTGGCGCCTCGGCTTCACCATAGCACCCACCCAGGTTATCAGGGACATGATAAAGCTCCACGCCTACGTCATTGGAAACGTCACGTCCTTCATTCAGATAGCAGGAATCACCGCCCTCCGCGACAAGCGCAGCTGGGAGGCCCTTGATGCAATGCGCCAGACCTACGCGGAGAGGAGGAAGCTGGTTCTCCACCACCTCAGCAAGATGCCCCACATCACGCCGTTCAGACCGAAGGGCGCCTTCTACCTCTGGGCCAAGATCGACCCAGAGCTCGGGATGAGCAGCGAGGACTTCGCAGACTGGCTCCTCGAGAACGCCGGCGTTGTCGTCATACCCGGAACAGCCTTCGGCAAGGCCGGAGAGGGCTGGATAAGGATAAGCTACGCCACAAAGAAGAGCCAGCTCACAGAGGCAATGGAGAGAATGAACGAGGCACTTTCAAAGCTTTGA
- a CDS encoding MFS transporter translates to MEKRWITVLLNTLVVAAGFGTMHMLEKFAGIVIDHYGITEAAMGYQQTAYVVGLFVAFLLGGTSLFKGSFKRSVALIISFAAIPQLLIPFMPSWGGVVALRFFQGFIVALIAVFSNQIGRLFVAERPFAKGIILSGIFWGGIYGINLAKWASHNYSDWGAVKVAFLVSAVVMYAVLALWWLFIEDFEIPKGKHSSGSNVWKMPFTWVFGFTFFPALWIIFTLGSFTLHNVKFSDAQVANLVMTLEVSMALWSIIMGYLGYRLSVKNTSNRGLFKAIVSVMTLSYAVTFAGIFIVWKAISANDYTLALLGIAITGIVQGTGPAFWTTAPATYPKKIYPEASFALGLISNSANAVAPNVMFVLVHGVTTGMLIYLSMAILGVLLLLASARMKLPVEELGDAA, encoded by the coding sequence ATGGAGAAAAGATGGATTACCGTGCTTCTAAACACGCTCGTCGTCGCGGCGGGCTTTGGAACCATGCACATGCTTGAAAAGTTCGCGGGGATTGTGATAGACCACTACGGTATAACCGAAGCGGCCATGGGCTACCAGCAGACCGCTTACGTCGTCGGTCTGTTCGTTGCGTTCCTCCTCGGTGGGACGAGCCTGTTCAAGGGCTCCTTCAAGAGGAGCGTTGCCCTTATAATCAGCTTCGCGGCGATACCGCAGTTGCTGATTCCGTTCATGCCGAGCTGGGGTGGAGTTGTGGCGCTCCGCTTCTTCCAAGGTTTCATAGTCGCGCTCATAGCTGTCTTCAGCAACCAGATTGGAAGGCTCTTCGTCGCCGAGAGGCCCTTTGCCAAGGGCATAATCCTCTCAGGCATATTCTGGGGTGGAATCTATGGCATAAACCTCGCCAAATGGGCCTCCCACAACTACTCTGATTGGGGAGCCGTCAAGGTTGCGTTCCTCGTTTCGGCCGTTGTAATGTACGCTGTGCTTGCCCTCTGGTGGCTCTTCATTGAGGACTTCGAGATTCCAAAGGGGAAGCACTCCTCAGGCTCAAACGTCTGGAAGATGCCCTTCACTTGGGTCTTCGGCTTTACGTTCTTTCCCGCACTCTGGATAATCTTTACCCTCGGCTCATTCACGCTCCACAACGTCAAATTCAGCGATGCCCAGGTTGCGAACCTTGTTATGACGCTCGAGGTCTCAATGGCACTCTGGTCCATAATAATGGGCTACCTCGGCTACCGCCTCTCAGTCAAGAACACCAGCAACAGAGGTCTCTTCAAGGCCATAGTAAGCGTCATGACGCTCTCCTACGCGGTGACCTTTGCGGGAATCTTCATCGTCTGGAAGGCAATCTCGGCGAACGACTACACACTGGCACTCCTAGGAATCGCGATTACCGGAATAGTCCAGGGAACTGGACCTGCCTTCTGGACGACGGCACCGGCAACGTACCCGAAGAAAATCTATCCGGAGGCCAGCTTCGCCCTCGGCCTCATCTCCAACTCCGCCAACGCAGTGGCCCCCAACGTAATGTTCGTCCTCGTCCACGGCGTGACTACGGGGATGCTGATATACCTCAGCATGGCAATCCTCGGAGTCCTTCTGCTCCTTGCCTCGGCAAGGATGAAGCTCCCCGTGGAGGAGCTCGGCGATGCGGCCTAA
- a CDS encoding TMEM165/GDT1 family protein: MDGILAIFFAIFLAELGDKTQLATMAFAAKYGWKVAFVGAILGLAAVNLIGAVLGDKLGDFIPLELVHKFAGALFIVFGILMLFGKL; encoded by the coding sequence ATGGACGGCATCCTCGCCATATTCTTTGCCATTTTCCTGGCGGAGCTGGGAGACAAGACCCAGCTAGCAACCATGGCCTTCGCGGCTAAATACGGGTGGAAGGTAGCGTTTGTGGGGGCCATTCTGGGCCTGGCCGCCGTGAACCTCATCGGTGCGGTTCTCGGCGACAAGCTCGGCGACTTCATTCCCCTCGAACTGGTCCACAAGTTCGCAGGGGCGCTCTTCATAGTATTTGGCATCTTGATGCTGTTTGGAAAGCTATAA